In Monodelphis domestica isolate mMonDom1 chromosome 4, mMonDom1.pri, whole genome shotgun sequence, one DNA window encodes the following:
- the SPHK2 gene encoding sphingosine kinase 2 — protein MADTPLLHGEFGSYPARGPRFALTLTPEALHVQRLRPKPEAWPQGGLVPLAEVSGCRTLRSCSPNDSAAYLCVYTYPRSRRGGRRRAARTFRADRAPDYKENHAEAQRWATVLTCLLRGVPLPGDLEITPELLPRPPRLLLLVNPFGGRGLAWQWCKNHVLPMISEAGLSFNLIQTERQNHARELVQGLRLSEWDGIVTLSGDGLLYEVVNGLLARPDWEEAVKIPVGVLPCGSGNALAGAVNQHGGFEPAIGLDLLLNCSLLMCRGGGSPLDLLSVTLASGARCFSILSVAWGFVSDVDIQSERFRALGPARFTLGTVLRLASLHIYPGRLSYLPASSSASNGAPSLSQALPRAASELALAPTPASAPLRETHSPLHRSVSDLPLARSAHSPTELQLDPSPSPPHSPESCLLSPNAPLTPGPSSDPAPANSLAYSSLMERVLQGSEPPASCSPLIPSDLEASPGLLASLATPCSPDSPASEDPQGLVVPNLSSSPPDPGEAPPSSKSQASPKPGSLHGPKDDLLPPLGSPLPPGWVTLEGDFVLILAQSPSHLCADLVAVPNARFGDGLVHLCWVRGGVSRASLLRLFLAMERGSHFGLGCPQLGYATARAFRLEPLTHHGILTVDGEQVEYGPLQAQIHPGLGTLLTGPEA, from the exons ATGGCAGACACCCCACTCCTGCATGGAGAGTTTGGCTCCTATCCAGCTCGAGGTCCCCGCTTTGCACTGACACTCACCCCAGAGGCCTTGCATGTGCAGCGACTTCGCCCTAAGCCAGAGGCCTGGCCCCAGGGGGGCCTGGTCCCTCTGGCTGAGGTCTCTGGTTGTCGGACCTTGCGCAGCTGCTCCCCAAATGACTCTGCTGCTTACCTGTGTGTCTACACTTACCCCCGGAGCCGGCGGGGTGGCAGGCGGCGGGCAGCTCGGACCTTCCGGGCTGACCGGGCCCCTGACTACAAGGAGAATCATGCAGAGGCCCAGAGATGGGCCACTGTTCTCACCTGCCTTCTTCGAGGGGTGCCCTTGCCTGGGGACCTTG AGATTACACCGGAGCTCCTGCCCCGGCCCCCCCGGCTGCTCCTATTGGTCAATCCTTTTGGGGGGCGGGGCTTGGCCTGGCAATGGTGTAAGAACCACGTGCTGCCCATGATCTCCGAAGCCGGGCTCTCCTTCAACCTCATCCAGACTG AGCGGCAGAATCACGCCCGGGAGCTGGTGCAGGGGCTGCGCCTGAGTGAGTGGGATGGGATCGTCACTCTCTCCGGGGATGGGCTGCTCTATGAG GTGGTGAACGGGCTCCTGGCTCGGCCAGACTGGGAAGAAGCTGTGAAGATCCCCGTGGGAGTTCTGCCCTGCGGCTCTGGCAATGCCCTGGCTGGAGCAGTCAACCAGCATGGCGG GTTTGAGCCAGCAATAGGCCTAGACCTGCTGCTGAATTGCTCCTTGCTCATGTGTCGGGGTGGTGGATCCCCTCTGGACCTCCTCTCGGTGACTCTGGCTTCTGGAGCCCGGTGCTTCTCCATCCTCTCTGTGGCCTGGGGCTTTGTGTCTGACGTGGACATTCAGAGTGAGAGATTCCGAGCTCTGGGCCCTGCCCGGTTCACCCTGGGCACGGTCCTTCGGCTGGCCTCCCTCCACATCTACCCAGGGCGCCTTTCCTACCTGCCGGCCTCCTCCTCAGCGTCCAACGGTGCCCCGTCTCTGTCCCAGGCTCTTCCTCGAGCTGCCTCGGAACTGGCCCTGGCCCCCACCCCAGCATCAGCCCCTTTGAGAGAAACTCACTCCCCCTTGCACCGGTCAGTGTCCGACCTGCCCCTGGCCCGAAGCGCACACTCCCCCACGGAGCTCCAGCTGgacccctccccatctccccctCATTCCCCAGAGTCCTGCCTCCTGTCCCCCAATGCTCCTCTCACCCCCGGGCCCAGCTCAGATCCAGCCCCTGCCAACTCCTTAGCCTACAGCTCTTTGATGGAAAGAGTTCTTCAGGGTTCAGAGCCCCCGGCCTCCTGTAGCCCCCTGATCCCCTCTGATCTAGAAGCCTCCCctggccttctggcctccttagCCACCCCGTGCTCCCCCGATTCTCCAGCCTCTGAAGATCCCCAGGGACTTGTGGTGCCcaatctttcttcctcccctccagaCCCTGGGGAGGCTCCTCCTTCCTCCAAGTCGCAGGCTTCCCCAAAGCCTGGTTCCCTCCACGGCCCCAAGGATGACCTACTGCCTCCCCTGGGCTCCCCACTGCCCCccggctgggtgaccctggaggGTGACTTTGTGCTCATCCTGGCCCAGTCACCGAGCCACCTGTGTGCCGACCTAGTAGCAGTCCCCAACGCCCGCTTTGGGGATGGGCTGGTGCACCTGTGCTGGGTTCGAGGTGGGGTTTCCAGGGCCTCCCTACTCCGACTCTTTCTGGCCATGGAGCGGGGAAGCCACTTTGGCCTGGGCTGTCCCCAGTTGGGCTATGCGACAGCTCGGGCATTTCGCCTGGAGCCTCTCACCCACCACGGGATCCTCACCGTGGATGGGGAACAGGTAGAGTATGGGCCTCTGCAGGCCCAGATCCACCCTGGCCTAGGCACCCTGCTCACAGGCCCCGAGGCCTGA
- the RPL18 gene encoding 60S ribosomal protein L18, which translates to MGVDIRHNKDRKVRRKEPKSQDIYLRLLVKLYRFLARRTNSTFNKVVLKRLFMSRTNRPPLSLSRMIRKMKLQGRENKTAVVVGTVTDDVRIQDVPKLKVCALRVTSNARSRILKAGGKILTFDQLAMTSPKGRGTVLLSGPRKGRQVYRHFGKAPGTPHSHTKPYVRSKGRKFERARGRRASRGYKN; encoded by the exons ATG GGAGTAGATATACGCCACAACAAGGACCGGAAGGTCCGGCGCAAGGAGCCCAAAAGCCAGGATATCTACCTGCGGCTGCTGGTCAAG CTGTACCGGTTCCTGGCCCGCAGAACCAACTCGACGTTCAACAAGGTTGTGCTGAAGAGACTGTTCATGAGCCGGACCAACAGGCCCCCCCTGTCCCTGTCCCGAATG ATCAGGAAGATGAAGCTGCAGGGCAGGGAGAACAAGACCGCCGTGGTGGTGGGCACCGTGACTGACGACGTCAGGATCCAGGATGTGCCCAAGCTGAAG GTGTGTGCCCTTCGGGTCACCAGCAATGCCCGAAGTCGCATCCTCAAGGCTGGTGGGAAGATCCTCACCTTCGATCAGCTGGCCATGACATCCCCCAAGGGCCGGGGCACCGTCCTGCTGTCTG GTCCCCGGAAGGGCCGCCAGGTGTACAGGCACTTTGGGAAGGCGCCTGGCACTCCGCACAGCCACACCAA ACCTTACGTCCGATCCAAGGGCCGAAAGTTCGAGCGCGCCAGGGGCCGCCGTGCCAGCAGAGGCTACAAAAACTAA
- the FAM83E gene encoding protein FAM83E has product MAASQLAALEEAGEGGADEAPVGGADPTLLYSEGQRLALETLLSEGAGAFASCLLRERLLPFLAADEIQSLVSQAEEPAARAGEGGEAEDQETGARAPEWASLTYFPSRSDEPPPDLGLGWPESQVWKGITRARLYTQPPADGDPSIKELLRKTIREAQKLVALVMDVFTDPDLLLDLREAATRRRVPVYILLGHRHLPAFLALAQQLGVNPRATECLEVRALRGCDFQSRRRKHVSGDLREKFLLVDGDSVITGSYSFTWSDSRLHRHLVTLLTGEIADTFDREFRTLYAASQPLSPSSASGPFLSVLEGVQLARSPHHIARRRSVAPVLLPPLQALEDTKRPSGPALSDILRNIQRVRPTSSPCARPSRSLWDLSRISQAGSSDGEGPPGREPKSQWAVQDTPAMALMRQRGASEDPRALARRWANPGRPVTTGRFLYPSQSLWRLGEAPGQHGRGQPDWASQGADH; this is encoded by the exons ATGGCAGCCTCCCAGCTGGCAGCTCTAGAGGAGGCTGGGGAAGGGGGGGCGGATGAGGCCCCGGTGGGGGGGGCAGACCCCACCCTCCTGTACTCGGAGGGCCAGAGGCTGGCGCTGGAGACCCTGCTGAGTGAGGGAGCCGGGGCCTTCGCCTCCTGCCTGCTTCGGGAGAGGCTCCTGCCCTTCCTGGCAGCCGACGAGATCCAGAGCCTGGTGAGCCAGGCGGAGGAGCCGGCGGCCAGGGCTGGGGAGGGCGGGGAGGCTGAGGACCAGGAGACGGGGGCCCGGGCTCCCGAGTGGGCCAGCCTGACCTACTTCCCGAGCCGCTCGGATGAGCCCCCCCCGGACCTGGGCCTGGGCTGGCCGGAGTCCCAGGTGTGGAAGGGAATCACCCGGGCCCGGCTCTACACCCAGCCCCCTGCCGACGGGGACCCCTCCATCAAGGAGCTGCTGAGGAAGACTATCCGGGAGGCCCAGAAG ctcgTAGCGCTCGTCATGGACGTCTTCACGGACCCCGATCTCCTGCTGGACCTCCGAGAGGCCGCCACCCGGCGCAGGGTGCCCGTTTACATCCTCCTGGGCCACCGCCACCTCCCGGCCTTCCTGGCCCTGGCCCAGCAGCTGGGGGTGAACCCCCGAGCCACGGAG TGCTTGGAGGTGCGGGCCCTGCGAGGCTGCGACTTCCAGAGCCGGCGGAGGAAGCACGTGAGCGGGGACCTGAGGGAGAAGTTCCTGCTGGTGGACGGAGACAGCGTCATCACCGGCTCCTACAG TTTTACGTGGAGCGATTCCCGCCTGCACCGCCACCTGGTGACCCTGCTGACCGGCGAGATCGCGGACACCTTTGACCGCGAGTTCCGGACGCTGTACGCCGCCTCGCAGCCCCTGAGCCCCTCCTCCGCCTCCGGCCCCTTCCTCAGCGTGCTGGAGGGCGTGCAGCTGGCCCGCAGCCCCCACCACATCGCCCGCCGGCGCTCCGTCGCCCCCGTCTTGCTACCCCCCCTCCAGGCCCTCGAGGACACCAAGAGGCCCTCCGGGCCGGCCCTCAGCGATATCCTGAGGAACATCCAGAGGGTTCGGCCCACCAGCAGCCCCTGCGCCCGGCCCAGCCGGTCCCTGTGGGACCTGAGCCGCATCTCCCAGGCGGGCTCCAGCGACGGGGAGGGCCCGCCCGGGAGAGAG ccAAAGAGCCAGTGGGCCGTCCAGGACACCCCTGCCATGGCCCTGATGAGGCAGCGGGGGGCGAGCGAGGACCCCAGGGCCCTGGCGCGACGCTGGGCCAACCCTGGCCGCCCCGTGACCACGGGCCGATTCCTCTACCCCTCCCAGTCCCTTTGGAGGCTCGGGGAGGCTCCCGGGCAGCACGGCCGTGGGCAGCCGGACTGGGCCAGCCAGGGAGCGGACCACTGA